One Aphidius gifuensis isolate YNYX2018 linkage group LG3, ASM1490517v1, whole genome shotgun sequence DNA window includes the following coding sequences:
- the LOC122853358 gene encoding NHP2-like protein 1, translating to MVEEVNPKAYPLADATLTSKILNLVQQAMNYKQLRKGANEATKTLNRGLSEFIVMAADAEPLEILLHLPLLCEDKNVPYVFVRSKQALGRACGVSRPVVSCSITVNEGSQLKPQIQAIQQEIERLLV from the exons ATG gtTGAAGAAGTTAATCCAAAAGCATATCCATTAGCTGATGCTACATTGACatcaaaaattttgaatttagttCAGCAAGCAATGAATTACAAACAATTAAGAAAAGGTGCTAATGAAGCTACTAAAACTCTTAATCGTGGTTTATCTGAGTTTATTGTAATGGCTGCTGATGCTGAAccacttgaaatattattgcaTTTACCTCTTTTATGTGAAGATAAAAATGTACCATATGTTTTTGTCAGAAGCAAGCAAGCATTGGGACGTGCATGTGGTGTTTCTAGACCAGTTGTTTCATGTTCAATAACAGTCAATGAAGGATCACAACTTAAACCACAAATTCAAGCAATTCAACAAGAAATTGAACGTCTTTTGGTTTAA